GAATGTTGCGTCGGGGAGTTTTTTATATTTTCTAATTAGAAGTCATTTTTAAGCTGCGGTGTAATAAATTACACCAGAGGAAGTGGTAACTGTTCCCAATGTGGTATTTTCTACTACAAAGGCCTCTGCCTGATTTGGATCAATGGTACCTGTTTGTGCTACTGAGAACGTGTACGTCTCATCAGCTGTGCCGTCAGACAAACTAATATAATAATAAGCGTTTGTGCCTGGTTTACAAGGGATCGCCTCCGTATTAGTCACCTCGATGAATAATACGGAATCACTACTATCAGTATTGAAAGGAGTACCACTTGTAACAGTAATAGCAACTTCTGCCATAAAAATTCTCTCCTTGCTTTTTTTAATTTGAAAGGAAGTACTTCCCTTTATAATGTATTCAAAAACAAAGTTTGTGTGACTGCCAAGCGGTAACATCAGCACCAATATATTTCTATCATCATAATATGATATTGGTGATATTAAAATGGGTTTTATGGATTTAACATGTACGGGATCGGTCAGTTTAATAAACGGTATCCAATGTTTCACCTATAATAATGACAAATTACGGATTGGACAAAATTTTATAACCTATCTCTCTTTTGAACTTCCTCCCGCTGTTTTTTTTACGCCTTTGAAAGAAGCAAAGCTTATTCTTTTTAAACTACCGATGAAGGTTATGGAAAGCACTGCGAGTCCTTTGACGGACCAATACGCCCTTTTTCCACTGCTGGATTATTTTAGTGTCTACAGCAGCTGGTATATGCTTCCGCGATTTGATGACAGCTTGAGGGTGGACTACGAAGATCAGCCACATATGAGTTACACCGAAATTGATATTACAACAATCGCAGCTGCATGGAGCGAAGGAAAACTAGAAAATAGAGGGTTGGTTCTAACCGGTGCCCCTAATGGACAGGAACTGACTTATGCTTCCGACCAGTATGAAACCGCGGGAATGCGTCCTCGGATTCGGCTGACCTATGAAGGAATCTCTAAACCGCTGAGTATGGCCCCATGTACTGTAGAAGTTCGGTAGTAGGAAGTGGCTGCAAAGGGGATAGGAAAAGGCATATGAGCATGTATTTGCTGATATGCCTTTTTAACATTGCTTTAGACAGATTAAGTGTAAAAAGGAGGGAAAGTGAAAGCAAAAAATATAAAGCCTGTGCCCTTAGACGCTGACCGATAATTAAGGCTTATAGCTCTCGCAAGCCAGTCGTTGCAAGGGTGGTGCTGATTTATGACCGGGAATTTAATAATTGACACAAAGTGATAAAAAGGATTATAATGTACCTTAAAGTAGGTGATATAGACAGATGGATTTAAAGAAAAGTGAATTTCTAATTGGTGAACTTGCCGAAATTTGTGAAATTTCCCCAATTACTCTACGGTATTATGATAAAATGAAAATTTTGAAACCTGATAGAATCTGCACAGAAACAAATTATCGATATTATAGCCAAGAAAAGATTTTTTTTGTATTGATGATTAAATATTATAAACGTATTGGTTTCACATTAAAAGAAATAAGCATTCTATTGAATCGAACCAATCTCGAACAAATACAAAAATATTTCACAAAAAAGCTAGAAGAAATTGAAGGTGAAATTCAAAAATCTTATAGAAAACATGCTGCAGTTCGAGAATGGTCTCACCTTATAAATGAAGGTCAAGATTATTTAAACAATATCTTGCCAACTTCAGATGTTAAAATAGTAAATTTCCCCCTTCGTCAAGTGGTAGCTTCCAAAGTGTTAATTAATTGTAATCAAGAACGCCATGATTTTGATTCAATATTGGTCAACAAACAGATTGTGAATACTGCCGAAAAATACAATTTATACTGTGCAGGACCAGTTCTTTTATTTTATAGAGACTACAAAGAAAGAATTGAAGGAACTTTTAATGAACTTGATATTTATGTCCCCATCTATGATGAGATCACGCATTCTGATTCAATATTAGATTTTGGAGGCTTTAAAGCTGTTTCTCTCGTTCATATTGGCACATATGCAGATATCCATCTTTCTTATTTAAAACTGATTCATTGGTGCCATGAGAATAAAATTCTGCCTCTTGGCTCTTCAATTGAAAAATATTTAATCGATCCATGGAGTACTAATGATGAGCAAAAGTATGTAACGGAAATAGTTTTGCCTATTTCCTGTAAGTGAAAAAGGTATATCAAAGTAAAAGAGCTGCTATGAATGATTTTCATATTGCAGCTCTTTAATATTCTTCCGCTATTGTTCTATTTCTTCCGCCATTTCTTCCCCTGCTATTTTATGAACAGTAGTGGTTGGATGCCATTCATCCCAGAAATAGTATTCCTCAGGATTTCCCTCACTCTTTACTATTTCAGGAGAAGTAAATTCATACGGTTTATTCAGCTCTTTTATTCCGTACTGATCTGGATTAGTTCTGATCTCTTGACTTACTTCTTTCGGATAGTCAAAATATATAATATCTACATTTAATTTATCCATTAAATCGTTTAATCCACCGGATAAAGCAGTGTTTACATTCGTGGTATATTCTTCTGCTTGAGCTATTCTTGAATTGCTTACTTCCCAAGGTTCAATGGATAAATCTACACAACTTACCAACATAAATTTCTTGGCTCCCAATTTAGACAGCGTAGTCACTGCAGTATTAATATTTTTCACCGTTTGTGCGGATAACTCCTTGATAGAATCAGGCGTATTATAGTCCATATGATAAAAATAGTCATTTGCAGAAACAAAAATGAAATATAGCGCGTCAGAGTCTGCTTTTCCATTTTTTAAACTGCTTTTAAACCAGTCTATTTGACTTAATACTCCTGTCTTCTTATAGCTGTTAAGCCAATCATAGTAGTTATCTTTTCCACTTTTTGCTCCGCCTACTGCATAATTGGTCAGTTTTACGTCCAATTCAGAGGCTAAATACTCTACTGCAGTCTTTCCGTTTGACCATCTGCCTTCCCAATATAGATCGCTTTGGGGATCACAAGGTAAGATGCTTGCACCGGTAATGGGCGTCGGTAAATTCATAACCTCTGTACTTACTTTCAGACTCCCCCCATTATCTGAAAAACTGTCACCAAAAGCAAAAATTTGAGATATTGATGCTTTCTCTTCTGGATTTGAGGTATCAAACGAAACGGCCTTGTTTCCACAGCCATATAACCCAGAAGTAACTAATAAAATTGAAATAACGATGCTTACATATCTTTTTTTCACGTTTAGACCTCCTTTATAATATATATTAATTATCATTCTAAACGTTAAACTATGGTTTAATGTCAATAAGCTGATATTAAAAAATCGAAATTTTTTTGATCTATTTTTTTGCTTTTTCTTTGCTGTCTATTAATAATCGTCATTTAGCGGGCTAATGGATGGAGGGCAGTGAACTTAAGTTATTGTTTTCAGAGCCATCCGGAATCGATTTTAGATATTCTGTATTGCCACGATGAGAAATCCCTACGCCCATGACGCCTCCTCGTTTAGCCAGATCAATACAGTCTTCCTTGGACAGAATGCTGTTATCGGACAACTGATAACCTGTCACTTTGCCACCGCTTTTAACAAGGCCGGTAATTCGTTTTGCATCGCTGGCTGGGGTGGGGATTTGATCCAGCGTATTGCGGGCAAAAGACGCATCCAAGGTATTTTTTTCGTTGTTCATAATCGAATCTCCTTTCTTTCTTTTTCGCTTTTATTTTGTGCAGGATATAGGTATTTTATTATGTAGGAAATGCTATTAAAGGCGATTTATTTCAAAGGCTCCTTATTCACCATTTTGTTTAAAATCACATACAATGAAGAGTATCTATTTTAAAAATAATGAGGTGGTATTTTGGCAGTATTAGAGGTAAAAAACATCGAAGAAAAGTATCAGGCATTAAATGGAGAAATAACCGCACTAAAAAATATAAGTTTTCAAGTGGAAAAAGGTGAATTTGTCAGTGTCGTCGGGCCCAGCGGATGTGGTAAATCTACGTTGCTCTCTATTATTGCAGGACTTCTCAAACCGACCGCAGGAGAAATTTATGTAAAGGGAGAAAAGATAGAGGGCATAACGAGCCATATTGGATACATGTTGCAGAAAGATAACTTGCTGGACTGGAGAAACATCTATAAAAATGTCATGCTAGGACTGGAAATACAGAAGAGCGTAACCCCCGAAAATGAGGCAAGAGTGATTGAATTATTAAAGACCTATGGGCTTTATGAATTTAAAGATAAGTATCCGTCCCAACTATCTGGAGGAATGAGGCAGAGGGTGGCCCTAATTCGAACCCTTGCCATTAACCCAGATATTTTGTTGTTAGATGAAGCGTTTTCCGCACTGGACTATCAGACCAGGCTGGCGGTAACCAACGATGTATACGGTATATTAAAACAAGAGCAGGTGACCACTATTATGGTCACTCACGACATACCTGAAGGCATCAGCATGGGAGATAAAATGCTGATTTTGTCTGCTCGTCCGGCAGTGGTAAAAGAGGTACTGGATATCGATTTTGAGATGGCAGACCGAAATCCGCTGAATTGTCGGAACAGCCCTAAATTCAGCAAATACTTTGATTATATTTGGAAGGAGCTGAGCAGTCATGAATGAGCAAAAAGAGCTTTCTTCAGAGAGGGTTGTATTTTTAAAGAAACAGCGTCGCCGGAAACAATTGATTCTTTTCTGGCAGCTAGGCATACTCCTCGGATTGATTGCTCTGTGGGAGATTTCCGCCAGGGTTGGGCTTATTGACAGCTTCATTCTCAGTCAGCCATCGAGAATTTTTCATACCTACGTTCGTATGGCGCAAAACGACCTGCTTCTCCACATTGGCATTACGGTATATGAGACTTTGGTAGGCTTTGTTCTGGGGGTTATTACTGGAACCTTGCTGGCTATCATTCTCTGGTGGAGCAGTCTGATTGCTAAGATTAGCGAACCTTATCTGGTGGTGCTTAACAGCCTGCCGAAAATCGCTTTGGGACCAGTTATCATCATTATTGTGGGGGCTGGGACAGAGGCCATCATCTTTATGGCTTTGGCCATTTCGCTCATCGTAACCGTGCTGGAAATGCTCAACGGGTTTCAGCATACAGATCAGGAATATATTAAGATGGTGACTACTTTTGGGGCGTCAAAGTTACAGATTTTTACGAAAGTCGTCTTTCCGTATAATATTTCTACTTTGTTCAATTCTTTAAAAATCAATATCGGTCTGTCCTTGGTGGGAGTCATTGCCGGGGAATTTTTGGTGTCCAAGGCCGGATTAGGCTATTTAATTGTGTATGGAGGTCAGGTCTTCCAGTTGGATTTGGTCATGGCTAGTGTAATTATTTTAGCTGTGGTGGCGGCGGTTATGTACGAGGCGGTAGTATTGCTGCAACGTGCAGTGATGAAGCTATACGGGCACTAGGTGCAGCCCGGAAAATGTGAAAGGAGTTTGAACCATGAGAAGTTATAAAAAATGGGGCTGCTGTCTTTTGGCGGCGGTGCTGGGGCTGACTCTGCTGGGGGGCTGCGGCTCAGAGCAGCAGGAGGTCGATCAAGTCACTGTATGTGAGGTGACGCATTCCATCTTTTACGCCCCCCAGTATGTGGCGATGAATCTGGGCTTTTTTGAAGAGGAAGGCATCCAGATTGAACTGTCCAACGGCCAGGGGGCCGACAAGGTTATGGCGGCAGTATTGTCTGACAACGTGGACATTGGGTTTTCTGGGCCAGAGGCTTCAATCTATGTCTACAATGAAGGCAAGGATGATCACACTCAGGTGTTTGCGCAGTTGACGCAGCGGGACGGTTCGTTTTTAGTGGGCCGAGAAAAGGATGAGGATTTTAGCTGGGATAAAGTTCGGGGTAAGGTGGTTCTGCCAGGAAGAAAGGGCGGCGTACCTTACATGGCATTAGAATATGTGATGCGGCAGAACGGTGTAGATCCTGCTAAGGATACGATCTTAGACAACAGTATTCAATTTGCCTTGATGGCTGGGGCCTTTACCAGCGGAACCGGAGATTATGTAACGCTCTTTGAACCTACAGCTTCTATGCTGGAAGCAGAGGGCAAGGGGTACATCGTGGCGTCTATCGGCCAAGAAAGTGGAGAAATCCCTTATACGGCTTATTTCGCTAAACAGAGCTTTATTCGAGAGAACGAAGACTTGATTCAACGATTCACAAACGCTGTCTATAAAGGTCAGCTGTGGGTTCAGGAGCACAGTGCAGAAGAGATTGCTGAAGCGGTAGCCCCATCTTTCCCAGATACGGATATGAGCATTCTAACTACCGTAGTGGAACGCTATAAGAGCATCGATGCTTGGTCGGCCGATCCGATTTTGCGGGAAGAGCCCTTTGACTTATTACAGGAGGTCATGACGCAAGCAGGTGAATTGACGAAAAAAGCTGATTATAATGAAGTTGTAAACAATATGTACGCAGAAGAAGCGGTGAAAAACCAATAACGAGGCATAATGACGCTAAACTGTGTAGCTGAAATAAAAAATACAACTATATAAATATGTAAATAAATGCAAAATACTCCCCGAACTTCAACAATAGGGCATGAGTGGACAGCAGCCGAAATATATATAATAGGAGGTT
The genomic region above belongs to Aminipila butyrica and contains:
- a CDS encoding DUF3892 domain-containing protein, whose translation is MNNEKNTLDASFARNTLDQIPTPASDAKRITGLVKSGGKVTGYQLSDNSILSKEDCIDLAKRGGVMGVGISHRGNTEYLKSIPDGSENNNLSSLPSIH
- a CDS encoding SGNH/GDSL hydrolase family protein, with translation MKKRYVSIVISILLVTSGLYGCGNKAVSFDTSNPEEKASISQIFAFGDSFSDNGGSLKVSTEVMNLPTPITGASILPCDPQSDLYWEGRWSNGKTAVEYLASELDVKLTNYAVGGAKSGKDNYYDWLNSYKKTGVLSQIDWFKSSLKNGKADSDALYFIFVSANDYFYHMDYNTPDSIKELSAQTVKNINTAVTTLSKLGAKKFMLVSCVDLSIEPWEVSNSRIAQAEEYTTNVNTALSGGLNDLMDKLNVDIIYFDYPKEVSQEIRTNPDQYGIKELNKPYEFTSPEIVKSEGNPEEYYFWDEWHPTTTVHKIAGEEMAEEIEQ
- a CDS encoding ABC transporter permease, producing MNEQKELSSERVVFLKKQRRRKQLILFWQLGILLGLIALWEISARVGLIDSFILSQPSRIFHTYVRMAQNDLLLHIGITVYETLVGFVLGVITGTLLAIILWWSSLIAKISEPYLVVLNSLPKIALGPVIIIIVGAGTEAIIFMALAISLIVTVLEMLNGFQHTDQEYIKMVTTFGASKLQIFTKVVFPYNISTLFNSLKINIGLSLVGVIAGEFLVSKAGLGYLIVYGGQVFQLDLVMASVIILAVVAAVMYEAVVLLQRAVMKLYGH
- a CDS encoding ABC transporter substrate-binding protein, whose protein sequence is MRSYKKWGCCLLAAVLGLTLLGGCGSEQQEVDQVTVCEVTHSIFYAPQYVAMNLGFFEEEGIQIELSNGQGADKVMAAVLSDNVDIGFSGPEASIYVYNEGKDDHTQVFAQLTQRDGSFLVGREKDEDFSWDKVRGKVVLPGRKGGVPYMALEYVMRQNGVDPAKDTILDNSIQFALMAGAFTSGTGDYVTLFEPTASMLEAEGKGYIVASIGQESGEIPYTAYFAKQSFIRENEDLIQRFTNAVYKGQLWVQEHSAEEIAEAVAPSFPDTDMSILTTVVERYKSIDAWSADPILREEPFDLLQEVMTQAGELTKKADYNEVVNNMYAEEAVKNQ
- a CDS encoding ABC transporter ATP-binding protein, which produces MAVLEVKNIEEKYQALNGEITALKNISFQVEKGEFVSVVGPSGCGKSTLLSIIAGLLKPTAGEIYVKGEKIEGITSHIGYMLQKDNLLDWRNIYKNVMLGLEIQKSVTPENEARVIELLKTYGLYEFKDKYPSQLSGGMRQRVALIRTLAINPDILLLDEAFSALDYQTRLAVTNDVYGILKQEQVTTIMVTHDIPEGISMGDKMLILSARPAVVKEVLDIDFEMADRNPLNCRNSPKFSKYFDYIWKELSSHE
- a CDS encoding MerR family transcriptional regulator, whose protein sequence is MDLKKSEFLIGELAEICEISPITLRYYDKMKILKPDRICTETNYRYYSQEKIFFVLMIKYYKRIGFTLKEISILLNRTNLEQIQKYFTKKLEEIEGEIQKSYRKHAAVREWSHLINEGQDYLNNILPTSDVKIVNFPLRQVVASKVLINCNQERHDFDSILVNKQIVNTAEKYNLYCAGPVLLFYRDYKERIEGTFNELDIYVPIYDEITHSDSILDFGGFKAVSLVHIGTYADIHLSYLKLIHWCHENKILPLGSSIEKYLIDPWSTNDEQKYVTEIVLPISCK